One stretch of Malus domestica chromosome 14, GDT2T_hap1 DNA includes these proteins:
- the LOC139191145 gene encoding uncharacterized protein, giving the protein MGSQKPNFVNHVDWGSLMPPLKYQGDTNLCWAYSTTTCAEALYFIKIGECISVDITSMIESAKDTMLPDGTNLPESGFEVMAKGALCQQGWPPKGKEEFFFLVEVKKLLGEQEMKQALDFGPIC; this is encoded by the exons ATGGGCAGTCAAAAGCCCAACTTTGTGAATCATGTGGATTGGGGGTCTTTAATGCCACCGTTGAAGTATCAGGGAGATACCAACTTATGTTGGGCATACTCCACAACAACGTGTGCAGAAGCCCTATACTTCATTAAGATCGGAGAGTGCATATCAGTGGACATTACTAGCATGATTGAGAGTGCCAAGGACACCATGTTACCAGATGGCACGAATTTGCCTGAGAGTGGCTTCGAAGTCATGGCAAAGGGTGCTCTTTGTCAACAGGGCTGGCCCCCCAAG GGTAAGGAAGAGTTCTTTTTCTTGGTTGAAGTTAAGAAATTGTTGGGCGAACAAGAGATGAAACAGGCACTTGATTTTGGCCCAATTTGTTAA